GTCAGCCAACAGACTGTCCTTATCGCAACCGCCGCTGCGACGCTCACCACGCCCCAGCAACAAAAACTCACCCAGCCGCAACTCCCGCGCCAGCTGAGCCAACGCCGCAGTGCTGACCAGCTCCGCCCGCAGCCGCGACAGTTCGCCCTCTGTCTGCCGGGGAAAACGACCATAGAGCTGCCCGGCAATCACCAGGTCAAGCACGGCATCGCCAAGAAATTCCAGCCGCTCGTTGCAGGCCAGCAGATCATGCAGCGTTTCGTTGGCGTAGGATTTATGGACCAACGCCTGACGCAACAGTTCGACCTGATGAAAATGATAATTCAGACGCTGCTGCAGCCGACCCAAATCCCACCCACGGCCGGACCCATAACCGGGCAACGCCTCCGCCTTCACCGCGGCATCCAACATGCAAATTCCTGTCCTGTCATGCAAAAAACGGCAAACCGATGGCCGAAGCCACAGACCGATCGGACACCATACACACAAAGACACCTCAGCGCAACGGTCTGTTGGCGGGTTCTTTGTCGAATGTGTCTGAGGGGCTAAGGACAAAAAAAGGCTGCCCCGAAATCCTGGGCTTCCCACTATTGATAGTGTTCTTCTCCGCTTGTGAGGTCTCGACATCGGTTGCCGATTCACGGCTTCTTTTGCTGGTCATCGCCCTTGCTTTTGCTGGCCCCCAGCAAGCCGTGCAGGCGGCTGGTGAGTGCGGAAAAACCGCCGCGCCCTTCCTCCTTGGCCTGCTGCTTGACGGCCTGCTTTTCCTCTCTGGCCTTCTCCTTGGCCATCTGCTTGAGAAACTGCTCGGCGGCCTTTTTCGCCATCTTGTCCGCCCGCTTCTCTTGCTTTTCGCGAATCTTCCGTTCCTTAGCTTCCCTGACTTCGCGCTCGGCCCGCTCCTTGGCTTCGCGAACCTCGCGTTCGGCGCGTTCCTTGGCCTCTCTGGCCTCGCGCTCGGCCCGCTCTTTCGCTTCACGCTCGGCTCGCTCTTTGGCCAGCCGCTGCAGCCGCTGTTCCTCGGCCTGATTGATGGTAGCGAAATCGACCTGATCTTCAATGAAGAGCCCCTCGAACCGACGCTTGCGGGCCAGCTCGTACAGCCCGAGAATGTCGGCCCCCTTGATACGGGCGGCGAAGAAGTACAGATGGCGACAGCTGCCTTTCTGCTTGACCACCTGCTCAAAGCCGCGCAGCAACTCGTTGGTGAGCTTGTTGTTAATTTGCAGTAGCCGGGCGAACTCAAACGAGCACCAGCCGTCCGTGTCGCGCTCCATCGCCATGCGGGCCAGCGGGTGGCTCTGCTGAGTCTCATTCGAAGGAAGAGCGCAAACGGCGTGGAAGGCGTCCCAGGGGCTACTCTTCGGGCTGTTGAGCACCAGTTGCGCCAGTGCCACCGGCTCAAGGCCCTCGTTTCCTACGCGAAACTTGGCGAAGCTCGCAGCCTCACGCGGATCGCCCTTGGCGAGCGCCTCACGCTGCCGGCGCAGGCCATACTCACTTAAAGCCTTGCCCATATTTACCCCCCCCCTTTTTTACGCATCTCCAGACTGCCCCTGATTAGCGTCGGATTGCGCCAGTTTGCCACCGCTGTTGTTGGTGTTGCCGCCACCACCACTGTTGTTGGTATTGCCACCACCGTTGTTGGCATTACCACCGCCTCCACCACCGCCTCCACCACCTGGCTTGGCCTTCATATTGCCGGCCATCATGAAGACGCGGTTCATGCGCTGTTCTTCGGCGGCTTCGTTGAAGCTGCCAGCGCCGCTGCCGATCCACGCCAGGACTTTTTCGGCCAGGTGGGTGATGATGGAGAACGCTTTGTGCGTGAGGTAAACGAACATGATGGTGGAAAGTACGATGAACGCAAGGATCGATATTGGCCCTAAGATGTGTGTGCCGGTGGCGCTGGCAATGTAAATCTTGAGTCCTTTGGCGACCAGCTGGATCAGGGCGGTGTAGGCCAGCATGGCGGCGAACATGCCGCAGAGCATCAGCGGCGCTCGCAGCAGGACGGCTATTCATGCGACCTCCATCGGCCTTTCAATGATTGACGCCACGCGGTTAAGTTCTTCTTCGGTTTTTTGCAGCTCATCAAGATACTTTGCGATGTTCTGCTCATTTTCCGTTTTTCCCTGCAGCAGCAGCTTGCGTAGCTCGTCAAGGTTTGACGTCCCGTATTTCTGCATCGCGATTTCGCGGCACTCGTTCAGCTCGCGCCTGAACAGATCAACATGCGCCAGAATCTTAGCCGACACCACGCCAAGCTCTGCCGCACGCTTCTTTTCGGCGATAATTACTTCGATAGCTTCTTCCTCGGAAATCCGCCGGTCTGTCATGATACTCTCCTCATGATGCTTTTGCCGCAAGGCAACGACGGCAAGCGGCTGCTCGAAGTTGCGTTGCGGGATTTAAGCGCTGAGCCGTGATTCTTCGGCATTTTCATCTTCCGGGCCGGCCGGGCTGGTTTCGGCCGGCCCGGTCGCGTCTGCTTCCTCGTGCATGTAAGGCAGTTGGGACTCAAACGGTTCCTGCTGCAGGCGATACCACTTGAGCTTGTTGTCGAGCGTCTGCAGCTGATCACTTGTCAGGTGTTTCCGGTCGATGGCGGCGTAAAAGGCTTCCACATTGGCGCCCTCGACATTGACGGCAAAGGAATAGCCTGCGCCTGCCGCGAATTGATTTTTGTTTTTCTCAAGGTATTTGAGCATCACCCCCTGCAGCAGCTTAACGTCCATGCCTTTGACATGCAGGGCAAAGGGCAGGGTGTAATATCCTTCGTCGGCGGGGAGACCCGAAAGTTCCTTTTCTATGGCTCTTAAATTGGCACCTTCGATGTCGCGGCCAAAAAGCATGACGTCGGGATATCTGCCCCACTCGTTGACGATCTTTTGTATCGCGGCGACATCGGCGCCGGGAACATCGCGAGCGAAGAGATAGAGCAGGTATGCCTCTTTCTTCTGCAGGCAGTAGCCGATGATGATCTGCTGCATTTCCGTGATGATCCCAGGCGGAGCGTCCACGCGCCGGGCGAAGTCGTAGGCCCGGAAAGGGTCTTTGGTCTTGCGGATTTCGGCCAATTCCTGGCTGGCCAAATCAAGAGGGATCTTCTCGGGCGTCGGGGTTTTGAGCCGGGATTGATCCTCAAGGGCCGATAGCAGGTTCAGCTGGGCGTGCGGTAAGGAGTCGGTGCCCACTATGTTGGGCAGTATTTTTGCGGGGTCTTCTGCATTGCACCCATAGATGCGGCTGATGGAGTCGCGCAGATGTTGCACCAAGTCCTTACTGTCCCACGGCCGCAGCGCCATATTGAGTTTTTCAAGAGTCGGGATGGCGCGGTGAAGGTTGCGGGCGAGGGCCTGTATTTGCTCTGAGCGAGTGATGTGCAAGTAATCGTTGGTGATGGATTGACGCACAGCAGTGATCAGGTAGGGCAATACCAGCCCCGGCGCCTGCTGCTTGAGAAACGCTAAAGACATGCGCACGATGTTGGCGGCGTCCTCTGCCGCTGCCGAGGTGTTGGGCAGCTTTTCAAGACGAGTGCGCAATGCCGCCACTTCGCCCTTGGTGCGCGGCAACGCTTGGCGCATCTCAAGCAACTCTTCTTTGGTATCCCGCAATTCATAGCGCATATCGGAGAGGTATTGCCGCCGATCCGCGAGGGTTTCCTGGGTCGAGGTCAACCGGCCTTCGAGCTGGCGGGCATAGTTGCGCCATCCGTCGCGGTCATTGACCAGATTGTTGATGGTCTCGTTGAGTTCCCAAATGGTGTTGTCGCGCTGGTTGAGCGCGTTTTGCCACGCCCGTTCATCGTCTATGCGCCTGCCCGCTTCAAGTGCCGCCGCGAGTCCATCCAGTGACATTGTTTGCCTCCCCTAGCAGGTTGTTGAAAAACAATTAGTCCAACCCCTTGATTTTACTATGGTTGAGGTTTGGACTTTGTTATAATTTTCGCATAACT
This genomic interval from Desulfuromonas thiophila contains the following:
- the rnc gene encoding ribonuclease III, which encodes MLDAAVKAEALPGYGSGRGWDLGRLQQRLNYHFHQVELLRQALVHKSYANETLHDLLACNERLEFLGDAVLDLVIAGQLYGRFPRQTEGELSRLRAELVSTAALAQLARELRLGEFLLLGRGERRSGGCDKDSLLADALEAVLGAVFLDGGWAATQQVVEPLFAVAIEQVAVQQSHDYKSRLQEVCQALFASPPRYELTDQSGPDHQPLYQVAVFCGSSELGCGTGRSKKAAEQQAAATALQRLRGEIKI